A single window of Pungitius pungitius chromosome 20, fPunPun2.1, whole genome shotgun sequence DNA harbors:
- the ddhd1b gene encoding phospholipase DDHD1b isoform X2, translated as MSSINDRPTIRQHSSENNSLSSSEWDMANDVFVSGYDDDPLGDSDVAGHRDLVRHLPILSQDAMVLGLAREEYLGSSYLEIDPNYIESDANATTKKRIRSNSSRHRGEIVTELGPEEVRWFYKEDKRTWKPFVGHDSLKIEVMYRRLIGQHPDQRPPEAKEKEAEADEIQPKSAEGEARSGDGDSASFSGSEEARESEHLGTSVEAVCVRGGIYEVDIREKECYPVYWNQQDRIPVMRGQWFIDGTWLPLEEDESDHIEMKHLAHFRGQQMRDTYEMEVVTTTVDSKDAIDSLKLSRSHVDWHSVDEVYLYSDATTSKIARTVTQKLGFSKASSSGTRLHRGYVEEAAPEDTPPETTHIVFVVHGIGQKMDQGRIIRNTSMMRDAARKMEEKHFSNHTTEHVEFFPVEWRSKLCLDGDTVDSITPDKVRGLREMLNGSAMDIMYYTSPLYRDEITRGLTLELNRLYTLFCSRNPDFEKNGKVSIVSHSLGCVITFDIMTGWDPVRFHHQAELDLEETKVRWPSDEERHLQEQLRVTRLRLRDLENQFQGLHTSICEVPALKFKVENFFCMGSPLAVFLALRGIRPGNNGVQGHILPTSICKRLFNIFHPTDPVAYRLEPLILKHYNSIAPVQIHWYNTTSPTRYDQIRQTQLNPSVSDSESIPSPCTSPTLARRHYGESITSLGKASIMVELERRIDFELREGLVESRYWSAVTSHTAYWCSYDVALFLLTFMYRPQEPFKPAEDLEMS; from the exons ATGAGCAGTATAAACGACAGACCAACTATCCGCCAACACAGCTCGGAAAATAACTCCCTCAGCAGCAGTGAATGGGACATGGCGAACGATGTGTTTGTGTCCGGATACGACGACGATCCGCTGGGAGACAGTGATGTCGCTGGGCACAGGGACTTGGTCAGACACCTGCCCATATTGTCCCAGGATGCCATGGTACTGGGCCTGGCTCGAGAGGAATACTTGGGTTCATCGTATCTGGAAATTGATCCCAACTATATCGAAAGTGATGCGAACGCCACAACCAAAAAACGCATACGGTCAAATAGCTCCAGGCACCGCGGGGAGATTGTTACCGAGCTGGGACCGGAGGAGGTCCGCTGGTTTTACAAAGAAGACAAGCGGACATGGAAGCCATTTGTCGGACACGACTCTTTAAAAATCGAAGTAATGTATAGGAGACTCATTGGACAGCATCCCGACCAACGCCCCCCTGAGGCCAAGGAGAAGGAGGCCGAGGCCGACGAAATCCAGCCGAAGAGCGCAGAGGGAGAAGCTCGAAGCGGAGATGGGGACAGCGCCAGTTTCTCCGGGTCAGAGGAGGCGAGGGAGTCGGAGCACCTGGGCACGAGCGTGGAGGCCGTGTGTGTCCGAGGGGGGATCTATGAGGTGGATATAAGAGAGAAGGAATGCTACCCCGTGTACTGGAACC AACAAGACCGTATTCCTGTGATGAGGGGTCAGTGGTTCATTGATGGAACATGGCTTCCACTCGAGGAGGACGAGAGTGACCATATCGAGATGAAACATCTCGCTCATTTCCGGGGGCAACAAATGAGGGACACCTATGAGATGGAGGTGGTAACCACCACAGTGGACAGCAAGGATG CTATCGACAGTCTGAAACTGAGCAGGAGTCATGTGGACTGGCACAGTGTAGACGAGGTGTACCTGTACAGCGATGCCACCACCTCCAAGATTGCACGTACCGTCACTCAGAAATTGGGATTCTCTAAAG CCTCCAGCAGCGGGACACGTCTCCATCGGGGTTATGTAGAAGAGGCGGCACCTGAAGACACCCCACCTGAAACCACGCACATTGTTTTTGTGGTTCATGGTATCGGCCAGAAGATGGACCAAGGCCGCATCATCAGGAACACCAGCAT gATGAGAGACGCTGCCagaaagatggaggagaagcACTTCTCTAATCACACAACAGAGCATGTAGAGTTCTTTCCTGTGGAGTGGAGGTCAAAACTGTGTCTGGATGGAG ACACAGTCGACTCCATCACCCCAGACAAAGTGAGGGGTCTCAGAGAAATGCTGAACGGCAGCGCCATGGACATCATGTACTACACCAGCCCTCTGTACAGAGATGAG ATTACTAGGGGATTGACTCTGGAGCTGAATCGTCTGTACACACTCTTCTGCTCGCGAAACCCGGACTTTGAGAAAAATGGGAAGGTGTCCATAGTGTCACACTCTCTGGGCTGCGTCATCACCTTTGATATTATGACGGGCTGGGACCCCGTGCGCTTTCATCATCAAGCAGAACTTGACCTGGAGGAAACAAAGGTTCGGTGGCCGAGTGATGAAGAGCGTCACCTTCAGGAGCAGCTTAGAGTCACACGCCTCAG GTTAAGGGATTTGGAGAATCAGTTCCAGGGTCTGCATACCTCGATTTGTGAAGTGCCTGCTTTAAAATTCAAG GTAGAAAACTTCTTCTGCATGGGCTCTCCTCTGGCTGTTTTCTTGGCGTTGCGTGGGATCCGGCCAGGAAACAATGGTGTACAGGGCCACATCCTCCCAACGTCTATCTGCAAACGCCTCTTCAACATATTCCATCCCACTGACCCTGTG gcaTACAGATTGGAGCCTCTTATCTTAAAGCACTACAATAGCATTGCACCTGTTCAAATCCACTG GTACAACACCACCAGCCCAACGCGGTATGATCAGATCCGACAGACGCAGCTCAACCCATCTGTCTCTGACTCAGAGAGTATTCCCAGCCCCTGCACCTCCCCAACCCTGGCCAGACGTCACTATGGAGAGTCCATTACCAGCCTCGGGAAAGCCAGTATTATGG TGGAGCTGGAAAGACGCATCGACTTCGAGCTGCGGGAGGGCTTGGTGGAGAGCCGCTATTGGTCGGCAGTAACTTCACACACGGCCTATTGGTGTTCTTATGATGTGGCGCTGTTCCTCCTCACCTTCATGTACAGACCACAAGAGCCTTTTAAACCTGCAGAAGACCTTGAAATGTCATAG
- the ddhd1b gene encoding phospholipase DDHD1b isoform X1, with protein MSSINDRPTIRQHSSENNSLSSSEWDMANDVFVSGYDDDPLGDSDVAGHRDLVRHLPILSQDAMVLGLAREEYLGSSYLEIDPNYIESDANATTKKRIRSNSSRHRGEIVTELGPEEVRWFYKEDKRTWKPFVGHDSLKIEVMYRRLIGQHPDQRPPEAKEKEAEADEIQPKSAEGEARSGDGDSASFSGSEEARESEHLGTSVEAVCVRGGIYEVDIREKECYPVYWNQQDRIPVMRGQWFIDGTWLPLEEDESDHIEMKHLAHFRGQQMRDTYEMEVVTTTVDSKDAIDSLKLSRSHVDWHSVDEVYLYSDATTSKIARTVTQKLGFSKASSSGTRLHRGYVEEAAPEDTPPETTHIVFVVHGIGQKMDQGRIIRNTSMMRDAARKMEEKHFSNHTTEHVEFFPVEWRSKLCLDGDTVDSITPDKVRGLREMLNGSAMDIMYYTSPLYRDEITRGLTLELNRLYTLFCSRNPDFEKNGKVSIVSHSLGCVITFDIMTGWDPVRFHHQAELDLEETKVRWPSDEERHLQEQLRVTRLRLRDLENQFQGLHTSICEVPALKFKVENFFCMGSPLAVFLALRGIRPGNNGVQGHILPTSICKRLFNIFHPTDPVAYRLEPLILKHYNSIAPVQIHWYNTTSPTRYDQIRQTQLNPSVSDSESIPSPCTSPTLARRHYGESITSLGKASIMGAASLGKGIGGILFSRFSRSGGQVGGVEEDPSYPEGGTSEVENVTAVDEGVTVAEIEEEKKELEQGRAEVEPTMYQSASAVLKNTSMELERRIDFELREGLVESRYWSAVTSHTAYWCSYDVALFLLTFMYRPQEPFKPAEDLEMS; from the exons ATGAGCAGTATAAACGACAGACCAACTATCCGCCAACACAGCTCGGAAAATAACTCCCTCAGCAGCAGTGAATGGGACATGGCGAACGATGTGTTTGTGTCCGGATACGACGACGATCCGCTGGGAGACAGTGATGTCGCTGGGCACAGGGACTTGGTCAGACACCTGCCCATATTGTCCCAGGATGCCATGGTACTGGGCCTGGCTCGAGAGGAATACTTGGGTTCATCGTATCTGGAAATTGATCCCAACTATATCGAAAGTGATGCGAACGCCACAACCAAAAAACGCATACGGTCAAATAGCTCCAGGCACCGCGGGGAGATTGTTACCGAGCTGGGACCGGAGGAGGTCCGCTGGTTTTACAAAGAAGACAAGCGGACATGGAAGCCATTTGTCGGACACGACTCTTTAAAAATCGAAGTAATGTATAGGAGACTCATTGGACAGCATCCCGACCAACGCCCCCCTGAGGCCAAGGAGAAGGAGGCCGAGGCCGACGAAATCCAGCCGAAGAGCGCAGAGGGAGAAGCTCGAAGCGGAGATGGGGACAGCGCCAGTTTCTCCGGGTCAGAGGAGGCGAGGGAGTCGGAGCACCTGGGCACGAGCGTGGAGGCCGTGTGTGTCCGAGGGGGGATCTATGAGGTGGATATAAGAGAGAAGGAATGCTACCCCGTGTACTGGAACC AACAAGACCGTATTCCTGTGATGAGGGGTCAGTGGTTCATTGATGGAACATGGCTTCCACTCGAGGAGGACGAGAGTGACCATATCGAGATGAAACATCTCGCTCATTTCCGGGGGCAACAAATGAGGGACACCTATGAGATGGAGGTGGTAACCACCACAGTGGACAGCAAGGATG CTATCGACAGTCTGAAACTGAGCAGGAGTCATGTGGACTGGCACAGTGTAGACGAGGTGTACCTGTACAGCGATGCCACCACCTCCAAGATTGCACGTACCGTCACTCAGAAATTGGGATTCTCTAAAG CCTCCAGCAGCGGGACACGTCTCCATCGGGGTTATGTAGAAGAGGCGGCACCTGAAGACACCCCACCTGAAACCACGCACATTGTTTTTGTGGTTCATGGTATCGGCCAGAAGATGGACCAAGGCCGCATCATCAGGAACACCAGCAT gATGAGAGACGCTGCCagaaagatggaggagaagcACTTCTCTAATCACACAACAGAGCATGTAGAGTTCTTTCCTGTGGAGTGGAGGTCAAAACTGTGTCTGGATGGAG ACACAGTCGACTCCATCACCCCAGACAAAGTGAGGGGTCTCAGAGAAATGCTGAACGGCAGCGCCATGGACATCATGTACTACACCAGCCCTCTGTACAGAGATGAG ATTACTAGGGGATTGACTCTGGAGCTGAATCGTCTGTACACACTCTTCTGCTCGCGAAACCCGGACTTTGAGAAAAATGGGAAGGTGTCCATAGTGTCACACTCTCTGGGCTGCGTCATCACCTTTGATATTATGACGGGCTGGGACCCCGTGCGCTTTCATCATCAAGCAGAACTTGACCTGGAGGAAACAAAGGTTCGGTGGCCGAGTGATGAAGAGCGTCACCTTCAGGAGCAGCTTAGAGTCACACGCCTCAG GTTAAGGGATTTGGAGAATCAGTTCCAGGGTCTGCATACCTCGATTTGTGAAGTGCCTGCTTTAAAATTCAAG GTAGAAAACTTCTTCTGCATGGGCTCTCCTCTGGCTGTTTTCTTGGCGTTGCGTGGGATCCGGCCAGGAAACAATGGTGTACAGGGCCACATCCTCCCAACGTCTATCTGCAAACGCCTCTTCAACATATTCCATCCCACTGACCCTGTG gcaTACAGATTGGAGCCTCTTATCTTAAAGCACTACAATAGCATTGCACCTGTTCAAATCCACTG GTACAACACCACCAGCCCAACGCGGTATGATCAGATCCGACAGACGCAGCTCAACCCATCTGTCTCTGACTCAGAGAGTATTCCCAGCCCCTGCACCTCCCCAACCCTGGCCAGACGTCACTATGGAGAGTCCATTACCAGCCTCGGGAAAGCCAGTATTATGG GTGCTGCCAGTCTTGGAAAGGGAATAGGAGGAATCCTGTTTTCCCGCTTTTCCCGTTCTGGTGGCCAGgtgggaggagtggaggaggacCCATCATATCCGGAGGGCGGGACCTCTGAAGTTGAAAATGTGACTGCAGTAGATGAAGGAGTGACTGTGGCAGAGattgaagaagagaaaaaggaacTAGAGCAGGGAAGGGCAGAGGTGGAGCCAACCATGTATCAGTCCGCCTCAGCTGTCCTTAAAAACACCTCTA TGGAGCTGGAAAGACGCATCGACTTCGAGCTGCGGGAGGGCTTGGTGGAGAGCCGCTATTGGTCGGCAGTAACTTCACACACGGCCTATTGGTGTTCTTATGATGTGGCGCTGTTCCTCCTCACCTTCATGTACAGACCACAAGAGCCTTTTAAACCTGCAGAAGACCTTGAAATGTCATAG
- the stxbp6l gene encoding syntaxin binding protein 6 (amisyn), like isoform X2, which yields MTIQSAINKELFIPRDERLLVAVEVRRRKRKRVSFLPTGAKGDYVTFICVSVTNTRPHQLLIIKVKQFGSSSFTRRSEWTVEQLRHVNGINPNKDSPEFDLVFDNAMDQWVASSSAEKCIFVQILYHACQTYWEGKAGRLGKVGHQGRASQCAHRNVGYGPGDSSPVSASRPLQVRQQSDIPPRKTEFVNCQSKLTGGQPGPGDTRSTMGNVVHRVNVLVGQRGEGLTRAEDKTVKLMHKAQQFADIVHKMALK from the exons ATGACCATTCAGTCTGCTATCAACAAAGAGCTCTTCATCCCTCGTGATGAGCGCCTGTTAGTGGCAGTGGAGGTGCgtaggaggaaaaggaagagagtATCTTTCCTGCCTACTGGAGCCAAAGGAGACTACGTCACATTCATCTGTGTTTCAG TGACCAACACAAGACCACACCAGCTCCTCATTATAAAGGTGAAGCAGTTTGGCTCCTCTTCCTTCACCCGAAGGTCCGAGTGGACGGTGGAGCAGCTCAGACATGTCAATGGTATCAACCCTAACAAG GACAGCCCAGAGTTCGACTTAGTGTTTGACAATGCTATGGACCAGTGGGTGGCCAGCTCATCAGCAGAGAAGTGCATCTTTGTCCAAATCCTGTACCACGCCTGTCAGACCTACTGGGAGGGCAAAGCAGGACGTCTGGGCAAGGTGGGCCACCAGGGACGAGCTAGTCAGTGTGCTCACCGCAATGTTGGATATGGTCCCGGTGACTCCTCACCAGTCTCTGCATCCAGACCCCTGCAGGTCCGACAGCAGAGCGACATTCCTCCAAGAAAGACAGAGTTCGTCAACTGCCAATCCAAACTAACAGGAG GTCAGCCGGGGCCGGGTGACACAAGGAGCACTATGGGTAATGTAGTCCACAGGGTGAATGTGCTTGTGGGGCAGCGTGGAGAGGGACTGACTCGTGCTGAGGACAAGACGGTGAAACTGATGCACAAAGCTCAACAGTTCGCAGACATTGTTCACAAG ATGGCCCTGAAGTAA
- the stxbp6l gene encoding syntaxin binding protein 6 (amisyn), like isoform X1, with amino-acid sequence MTIQSAINKELFIPRDERLLVAVEVRRRKRKRVSFLPTGAKGDYVTFICVSVTNTRPHQLLIIKVKQFGSSSFTRRSEWTVEQLRHVNGINPNKDSPEFDLVFDNAMDQWVASSSAEKCIFVQILYHACQTYWEGKAGRLGKVGHQGRASQCAHRNVGYGPGDSSPVSASRPLQVRQQSDIPPRKTEFVNCQSKLTGDSCTMNLVIYRCKAFFNRMRNIMVAHQNRTQVRGQPGPGDTRSTMGNVVHRVNVLVGQRGEGLTRAEDKTVKLMHKAQQFADIVHKMALK; translated from the exons ATGACCATTCAGTCTGCTATCAACAAAGAGCTCTTCATCCCTCGTGATGAGCGCCTGTTAGTGGCAGTGGAGGTGCgtaggaggaaaaggaagagagtATCTTTCCTGCCTACTGGAGCCAAAGGAGACTACGTCACATTCATCTGTGTTTCAG TGACCAACACAAGACCACACCAGCTCCTCATTATAAAGGTGAAGCAGTTTGGCTCCTCTTCCTTCACCCGAAGGTCCGAGTGGACGGTGGAGCAGCTCAGACATGTCAATGGTATCAACCCTAACAAG GACAGCCCAGAGTTCGACTTAGTGTTTGACAATGCTATGGACCAGTGGGTGGCCAGCTCATCAGCAGAGAAGTGCATCTTTGTCCAAATCCTGTACCACGCCTGTCAGACCTACTGGGAGGGCAAAGCAGGACGTCTGGGCAAGGTGGGCCACCAGGGACGAGCTAGTCAGTGTGCTCACCGCAATGTTGGATATGGTCCCGGTGACTCCTCACCAGTCTCTGCATCCAGACCCCTGCAGGTCCGACAGCAGAGCGACATTCCTCCAAGAAAGACAGAGTTCGTCAACTGCCAATCCAAACTAACAGGAG ATTCCTGCACCATGAATCTGGTCATCTACCGCTGCAAAGCCTTCTTTAATCGTATGAGGAATATAATGGTTGCACACCAAAATCGTACACAAGTTCGAG GTCAGCCGGGGCCGGGTGACACAAGGAGCACTATGGGTAATGTAGTCCACAGGGTGAATGTGCTTGTGGGGCAGCGTGGAGAGGGACTGACTCGTGCTGAGGACAAGACGGTGAAACTGATGCACAAAGCTCAACAGTTCGCAGACATTGTTCACAAG ATGGCCCTGAAGTAA
- the gjd2b gene encoding gap junction protein delta 2b, translating to MGEWTILERLLEAAVQQHSTMIGRILLTVVVIFRILIVAIVGETVYNDEQSMFVCNTLQPGCNQACYDKAFPISHIRYWVFQTIMVCCPILCFITYSVHQSTKQKDRRYSTVFLSLDKGMDFMRRDNRRKIKNTIVNGGLQNTENSNKEVEPDYIEVKEIHNSAMQTTKSKMRRQEGISRFYIIQVVFRNALEIGFLVGQYVLYGFYVPGVYECDRYPCMKDVECYVSRPTEKTVFLVFMFAVSGICVLLNLAELNHLGWTKIKTAVRGVQARRKSIYEIRNKDWPRMSMPNLGHTHSGDSAYV from the coding sequence GATCCTGCTGACCGTCGTCGTGATCTTCCGGATTTTGATCGTGGCCATTGTGGGAGAGACTGTGTACAACGACGAGCAGtcaatgtttgtgtgtaacACCTTACAGCCAGGCTGCAACCAGGCATGCTACGACAAGGCGTTCCCAATCTCCCACATCAGGTACTGGGTGTTCCAGACCATCATGGTGTGCTGCCCCATCCTCTGCTTCATCACCTACTCTGTGCACCAGTCTACCAAGCAGAAGGACCGGCGCTACTCCACAGTGTTCCTCTCCTTGGACAAAGGCATGGATTTTATGAGGCGAGACAACAGACGGAAGATCAAGAATACCATTGTGAACGGGGGCCTACAGAACACAGAAAACTCCAACAAGGAGGTAGAGCCAGACTACATTGAGGTAAAGGAAATTCACAACTCAGCCATGCAAACTACTAAATCAAAGATGAGAAGGCAGGAGGGCATCTCCAGGTTCTACATTATCCAGGTCGTGTTCAGAAACGCACTAGAGATAGGGTTTCTAGTGGGCCAATACGTCCTGTATGGATTCTATGTCCCTGGGGTGTATGAATGTGATCGATACCCTTGCATGAAAGATGTAGAGTGCTATGTTTCTCGGCCGACAGAGAAAACAGTGTTTCTTGTCTTCATGTTTGCAGTCAGTGGTATTTGTGTACTGCTGAACTTGGCAGAGCTCAATCATCTTGGCTGGACCAAGATAAAAACTGCTGTCAGAGGAGTTCAGGCTAGAAGGAAGTCCATTTATGAGATCCGGAACAAAGACTGGCCCAGGATGAGTATGCCCAATCTTGGGCACACCCATTCAGGTGACTCTGCATATGTGTAA